Proteins from a genomic interval of Lolium perenne isolate Kyuss_39 chromosome 1, Kyuss_2.0, whole genome shotgun sequence:
- the LOC127327673 gene encoding uncharacterized protein: MVEPGRSAAKKTTTFTSTTRKKKQTATAAATKPDNEKLADSKKQSSHGSAAEPAAAESPSYRLALRSLFSCRNSNAAHHHRGTAPPPAEDATSAARNYKKNNRQPLGCSSASICKLRDASPRRVMLHRPEPAPAAEPCKRRASVSGGGGSERRVKKPLQQQQQQQQQSEATGVGSSSRHWGSTTSSSSSTTGGGGSSFRLRRLSGCYECHMVVDPVSGSGSMRAAIFPCPDCGDVFVRAESLNLHQSTRHAVSELGGDDTSRNIIEIIFQSSWLKKQTPVCAVDRILKVHNAPAVLARFEAYRDAVKAKALALTGAGARCTADGNELLRFHCAPLACSLGANGATHLCDAAACVACGIVRDGFAKGGGVRTMATSGRAHDAVEGGGERRAMLVCRVIAGRVKRVAPSPCQVTEETVNTAVEETEDTSEEYDSVAGTAGVYSSLDELEVFNPRAILPCFVVVYKA; encoded by the exons ATGGTGGAACCAGGCAGATCAGCAGCCAAGAAAACCACCACCtttaccagcaccacgaggaagaagaagcaaaCTGCAACAGCAGCCGCCACCAAGCCGGACAATGAGAAACTAGCAGACAGCAAGAAGCAGAGCAGCCATGGCAGCGCAGCAGAGCCTGCTGCTGCGGAGAGCCCTTCCTACAGGCTAGCTCTGAGGAGCCTCTTCTCCTGCAGAAACAGCAACGCCGCGCATCACCACCGCGGCACCGCCCCACCGCCAGCCGAGGACGCCACCAGCGCTGCCAGAAATTACAAGAAGAACAACAGGCAGCCGCTCGGATGCAGCTCCGCCTCCATCTGCAAGCTCCGGGATGCCAGCCCCAGGCGGGTCATGCTGCACCGGCCGGAGCCCGCGCCGGCAGCCGAGCCGTGCAAGCGGCGAGCGTCggtgagcggcggcggcgggagcgaGAGGCGCGTGAAGAAGCcgttgcagcagcagcagcagcagcaacagcagagCGAGGCGACGGGCGTTGGCTCCTCCTCGAGGCACTGGGGGTCGAcgacgtcgtcgtcctcgtccacGACGGGCGGGGGCGGGTCCTCGTTCAGGCTGCGGAGGCTGTCGGGGTGCTACGAGTGCCACATGGTGGTGGACCCCGTCAGCGGCAGCGGCTCCATGAGGGCTGCCATCTTTCCCTGCCCCGACTGCGGCGACGTCTTCGTCAGGGCCGAGAGCCTCAACCTCCACCAGTCCACAAGGCACGCAG TGTCGGAGCTTGGTGGGGATGACACGAGCCGGAACATCATCGAGATCATCTTCCAGTCGAGCTGGCTGAAGAAGCAGACCCCCGTGTGCGCCGTCGACCGCATCCTCAAGGTGCACAACGCCCCCGCCGTCCTCGCCCGCTTCGAGGCCTACCGCGACGCCGTCAAGGCCAAGGCCCTCGCGCTCACCGGCGCCGGCGCGCGGTGCACCGCCGACGGCAACGAGCTGCTCCGCTTCCACTGCGCGCCGCTCGCGTGCTCCCTCGGCGCCAACGGGGCCACCCACCTCTGCGACGCCGCCGCTTGCGTCGCGTGCGGCATCGTCCGGGACGGCTTCGCCAAGGGGGGCGGGGTGCGGACCATGGCCACCAGCGGCCGGGCGCACGACGCTGTTGAGGGTGGCGGGGAGCGCAGGGCGATGCTGGTGTGCCGTGTCATCGCCGGGCGGGTGAAGCGTGTGGCGCCGTCGCCCTGCCAGGTGACGGAGGAGACGGTGAACACGGCGGTGGAGGAGACGGAGGATACGTCGGAGGAGTACGACTCGGTGGCGGGGACGGCGGGGGTGTACTCTAGCCTGGACGAGCTGGAGGTGTTCAACCCTAGAGCCATACTCCCATGCTTCGTCGTAGTGTACAAGGCGTGA